A window of the Pangasianodon hypophthalmus isolate fPanHyp1 chromosome 12, fPanHyp1.pri, whole genome shotgun sequence genome harbors these coding sequences:
- the sgms1b gene encoding phosphatidylcholine:ceramide cholinephosphotransferase 1 gives MKTAQWSREEVTIEPRMETHVNGHVNGHAAGDGSKTTRNGLANGFHKEVVRILIPGPPSSSFPTEWGKTAMTLLYAICCFILTTVMISVVHERVPPKEVSPPLPDKFFDFFDRVEWAFTVCEINGMILVMLWILQWSLLKHKSIVGRRFLFIVGTLYLYRCITMYITTLPVPGMHFKCSAKLHGDWQSQMWRVMKMLAGGGLSITGSHHMCGDYLYSGHTVMLTLTYLFIKEYSPRRFWCYHWGCGTLCVVGVFCILLAHDHYTIDVVIAYFITTRLFWWYHTMANQSELKAATQNNFLSRVWWYWVFQYLERNVQGVVPRSYHIPFSWRSIQWGTVKYSRIDSD, from the exons ATGAAAACAGCGCAGTGGTCCAGGGAAGAGGTCACCATTGAGCCGCGCATGGAGACTCACGTGAACGGCCATGTTAATGGCCATGCCGCTGGCGATGGGAGTAAGACAACGCGCAATGGCTTAGCCAACGGTTTTCATAAGGAAGTGGTGCGAATTCTAATCCCTGGCCCACCCAGCTCTTCATTTCCCACTGAGTGGGGCAAGACTGCCATGACTTTGTTATATGCCATCTGCTGCTTTATTTTAACCACTGTAATGATTTCTGTAGTCCATGAGCGTGTGCCTCCCAAGGAGGTGAGCCCTCCATTGCCTGATAAGTTCTTTGACTTTTTCGACCGTGTGGAGTGGGCTTTTACCGTGTGTGAGATTAATGGGATGATTCTGGTGATGTTATGGATCTTACAGTGGAGTCTCTTGAAACACAA GTCCATTGTTGGTCGGCGGTTTCTTTTCATTGTAGGGACGCTGTACCTGTACCGGTGTATCACCATGTACATCACTACTCTGCCTGTTCCAGGGATGCACTTTAAGTGCTCAGCTAAG CTACATGGAGATTGGCAGTCCCAGATGTGGCGGGTGATGAAGATGCTTGCCGGCGGTGGTTTATCCATCACTGGCTCTCATCACATGTGCGGGGACTACCTGTACAGCGGCCACACGGTCATGCTGACCCTCACCTATCTCTTCATTAAAGAGT ACTCTCCTAGACGCTTCTGGTGCTATCACTGGGGATGTGGGACACTCTGCGTCGTTGGTGTGTTCTGCATCCTTCTCGCTCATGATCACTACACCATAGATGTAGTCATTGCCTATTTCATCACCACGCGCCTCTTCTGGTGGTACCACACCATGGCTAACCAGTCG GAACTCAAGGCAGCAACTCAGAACAACTTCCTGTCACGCGTGTGGTGGTATTGGGTTTTCCAGTATCTGGAGCGGAACGTGCAAGGTGTCGTCCCTCGCAGCTACCACATCCCCTTCTCGTGGCGATCTATACAGTGGGGCACAGTGAAGTACAGCAGGATTGATTCTGACTGA